In Nitrosospira briensis C-128, a genomic segment contains:
- a CDS encoding Maf family protein: MSLSAPYMTLSENRIYLASRSPRRRELLKQIGVNFGTLLLREAAPRGADMAEVVLSGEAPADYTRRIAVAKAEMGRARLLERRLTELPVLAADTAVVLGERIFGKPENVADAKEMLRALSGQTHQVLTAVAVAAQNGIQVSMSRSVVRFRDISEHEIQCYLSVGEALDKAGGYAIQGMAAVFIAEISGSYSGVMGLPLFETAQLLQESGVEIFP, encoded by the coding sequence ATGTCTCTCAGCGCTCCCTACATGACTCTATCAGAAAATCGCATTTATCTTGCTTCCCGCAGTCCACGGCGGCGGGAATTATTGAAGCAGATCGGCGTGAATTTCGGAACCCTGTTGCTGCGTGAGGCCGCGCCGCGGGGAGCGGATATGGCTGAGGTCGTGCTGTCAGGCGAGGCGCCGGCTGATTACACCAGGCGCATCGCCGTAGCAAAGGCTGAAATGGGACGGGCCCGGCTTTTAGAGCGGAGGCTGACGGAGCTTCCCGTGCTGGCGGCGGACACGGCAGTGGTGCTGGGGGAGCGTATTTTCGGTAAACCAGAAAACGTCGCTGATGCAAAAGAGATGCTGCGCGCACTCTCCGGCCAGACTCATCAGGTATTGACCGCAGTAGCGGTAGCTGCACAAAATGGGATACAAGTCAGTATGTCCCGCTCTGTCGTGCGATTCCGCGATATCAGCGAGCACGAAATCCAATGCTATCTCTCTGTGGGCGAGGCGCTCGATAAAGCGGGGGGTTACGCAATTCAAGGGATGGCCGCAGTTTTTATCGCGGAAATTTCCGGCAGCTACAGTGGTGTAATGGGATTGCCGCTATTCGAGACAGCGCAACTGTTACAAGAATCCGGTGTTGAAATATTTCCATGA
- the rlmH gene encoding 23S rRNA (pseudouridine(1915)-N(3))-methyltransferase RlmH: MKFIICAVGHKMPQWVATGFEEYAKRMPHEAAVELLEVKPEKRVGGKKVEQLLAAEAIRIRALLPAKHYIVALDECGRQQTTIKLADSINRWMAAGGDIVFLIGGADGLDASIKNSADEVLALSALTLPHGLARVLLVEQLYRAMSLIKGHPYHRA; the protein is encoded by the coding sequence ATGAAGTTCATTATTTGTGCGGTGGGTCATAAAATGCCGCAATGGGTCGCGACGGGGTTCGAAGAATACGCCAAACGGATGCCGCATGAGGCTGCTGTTGAACTGCTTGAAGTCAAGCCGGAAAAACGTGTCGGCGGCAAAAAGGTGGAGCAGTTGCTGGCAGCGGAGGCCATCCGCATCCGGGCGTTGCTGCCGGCCAAGCATTATATCGTCGCATTGGATGAGTGCGGCAGGCAGCAGACCACCATCAAGCTGGCCGATTCTATTAACCGGTGGATGGCGGCTGGGGGAGATATCGTTTTTCTCATTGGTGGCGCGGATGGGTTGGACGCCAGCATCAAAAATTCGGCTGACGAAGTTCTGGCATTGTCCGCGCTGACGCTGCCGCATGGCCTGGCGCGGGTACTGCTGGTGGAACAGTTGTATCGTGCCATGTCGCTTATCAAAGGACATCCCTATCATCGAGCATAG
- the rsfS gene encoding ribosome silencing factor — protein MTLTKLVKTIVAALEEIKARDVEVLDVTKITALFDRMIIASGDSTRQTKAIANNVAESVKAAGGTVYGMEGEQNGEWILVDLGDVLVHVMQVAVRAHYNLEELWAEGIKVNKASARLARSKATAEPPAVKRRAAPAKAKAVSPVEKNKAAKTKLDSSDEA, from the coding sequence ATGACGCTCACTAAACTGGTGAAAACGATTGTTGCTGCCCTGGAAGAAATTAAGGCACGAGATGTTGAAGTGCTGGATGTGACAAAAATAACAGCATTATTTGATCGTATGATTATTGCCAGCGGGGACTCTACCCGGCAAACGAAAGCGATTGCGAATAATGTGGCGGAGAGCGTCAAGGCAGCCGGAGGTACGGTCTATGGCATGGAAGGCGAACAGAACGGCGAATGGATATTGGTCGACTTAGGCGATGTGTTGGTGCATGTCATGCAGGTGGCTGTGCGCGCGCACTACAACCTGGAAGAATTGTGGGCAGAAGGAATAAAAGTAAACAAGGCTTCCGCAAGGTTGGCCAGGAGCAAGGCTACTGCCGAGCCGCCCGCCGTCAAACGCCGCGCCGCCCCAGCTAAAGCTAAGGCGGTTTCCCCAGTTGAAAAAAATAAAGCCGCCAAGACAAAGCTGGATTCCTCTGACGAGGCCTGA
- the nadD gene encoding nicotinate-nucleotide adenylyltransferase: protein MHSSGHSLIGIFGGTFDPIHYGHLRIAEEIAEMIDVRKMHFIPAGCPRLRRSPEASLQHRAAMVGLAIQSNARFILDEREIRRPGVSYTVESLRELKQELGKDVALCFVTGADAFMNLAAWHNWRELFGLCHFIIAARPGHMLTVNPDILPQELNAECARRWVSSVDSLKHATSGMIFIAQTTLLDISATVIRARVAAGKSIRYLMPDAALDYIAANHLYSEKG from the coding sequence ATGCATAGTTCCGGGCATTCGCTCATCGGTATTTTCGGCGGAACCTTTGACCCTATCCATTATGGTCATTTGCGGATAGCTGAAGAGATTGCCGAAATGATCGACGTGCGAAAAATGCATTTTATTCCTGCTGGATGTCCTCGCTTGCGCCGCTCTCCCGAGGCATCGCTGCAGCATCGGGCTGCCATGGTCGGTTTGGCAATCCAGAGCAATGCCAGGTTTATTCTGGATGAGCGTGAAATCCGGCGTCCCGGGGTAAGCTATACCGTGGAGTCGTTGCGCGAGCTCAAACAGGAATTGGGGAAGGATGTCGCGCTATGTTTTGTTACCGGAGCAGACGCGTTCATGAATCTTGCCGCCTGGCACAATTGGCGTGAACTGTTCGGGTTATGCCACTTTATTATTGCCGCCCGCCCGGGTCATATGCTTACGGTGAATCCCGATATCCTGCCGCAGGAATTAAACGCAGAGTGCGCGCGGCGCTGGGTATCAAGCGTGGATAGCCTCAAGCACGCAACCAGCGGCATGATTTTTATCGCTCAGACGACTTTGCTGGATATTTCAGCAACGGTCATTCGCGCACGAGTCGCCGCAGGGAAAAGCATTCGTTATTTGATGCCCGACGCCGCGCTCGACTATATTGCAGCAAATCACTTATATTCGGAAAAAGGATGA
- the aceF gene encoding dihydrolipoyllysine-residue acetyltransferase: MAETKQVLIPDIGDFKDVPVIEVLVKPGDSVEAEDPLIALESDKATIEVPSPFAGIVKDVSVKVGDKVSEGTLVLVMEVSETDSAPPDSSSASGTEPAAASVSVSQSSAQPSPSEAPAESQSVPDSGTQPPEPALTRQPARSSVNLASETDEANFANAHASPSVRRFARELGVNLGRVKGNGRKQRILKEDIQAYVKAELSKPHGGAGATLDLLPWPEVDFARFGPVELKPLSRIQRISGANLHRNWVMIPHVTQFEGADITELEALRKKSNAEIKEEGVKITVLAFLMRASAAALKKFPEFNASLVSDGGEMSLVMKKYCHIGFAADTPNGLVVPVIRDVDRKGVVAIAKEMADLAALARSGKLKPTDMQGASFTISSLGGIGGTAFTPIINAPEVAILGVSRASMQPVYRDGQFVPRFILPLSLSYDHRVIDGATAARFTSFLAEALADLRRLLL; the protein is encoded by the coding sequence GTGGCAGAGACCAAACAGGTATTAATCCCCGACATTGGCGATTTTAAAGATGTCCCCGTGATAGAGGTTCTGGTGAAACCCGGTGATTCTGTCGAGGCGGAAGACCCCTTGATTGCGTTGGAGTCGGATAAGGCAACGATAGAAGTGCCTTCACCATTTGCAGGCATAGTCAAGGATGTATCTGTAAAGGTGGGTGATAAGGTTTCTGAAGGTACGCTCGTTTTGGTAATGGAAGTCTCCGAAACGGATAGTGCGCCACCTGATTCCTCATCTGCCTCAGGCACAGAACCAGCAGCGGCTTCAGTCTCAGTTTCTCAGTCGTCTGCCCAGCCTTCGCCCTCGGAGGCGCCTGCCGAGTCTCAGAGTGTGCCCGACTCTGGAACCCAGCCACCAGAGCCAGCTTTGACACGCCAGCCGGCTCGTTCATCGGTAAATCTTGCCTCCGAAACAGACGAAGCCAACTTTGCAAATGCTCATGCCAGCCCATCGGTCAGGCGATTTGCGCGGGAACTTGGCGTGAATCTCGGTCGGGTAAAGGGCAACGGCCGTAAGCAGCGCATCCTCAAGGAGGATATTCAAGCCTACGTCAAGGCTGAATTATCGAAGCCGCATGGCGGCGCCGGCGCGACACTTGATCTGCTGCCGTGGCCGGAGGTCGATTTCGCAAGATTCGGCCCGGTGGAGTTGAAACCGTTGTCGCGTATTCAAAGAATATCAGGAGCCAACCTGCACCGTAACTGGGTAATGATCCCGCATGTTACGCAGTTCGAAGGGGCTGATATTACGGAACTGGAGGCCTTACGCAAGAAATCCAACGCGGAGATAAAAGAAGAGGGTGTGAAAATAACGGTATTGGCCTTTTTAATGCGGGCATCCGCAGCAGCGCTGAAAAAATTTCCCGAGTTCAATGCATCGCTTGTCAGTGACGGTGGCGAGATGAGCCTGGTCATGAAGAAGTATTGCCACATCGGGTTTGCAGCAGATACACCCAATGGATTGGTGGTGCCGGTGATCCGGGATGTGGACCGAAAAGGCGTGGTTGCCATTGCTAAAGAGATGGCTGATCTGGCGGCGCTTGCACGCAGCGGAAAGCTGAAACCCACCGACATGCAGGGAGCAAGTTTTACTATCAGCAGCCTGGGAGGCATCGGCGGCACCGCATTCACGCCTATTATAAACGCACCCGAGGTTGCCATCCTGGGCGTATCCCGCGCCAGTATGCAGCCGGTTTATCGGGATGGACAGTTTGTTCCCCGTTTTATACTGCCGTTGTCGCTATCCTATGACCACCGCGTGATCGATGGAGCAACCGCCGCGCGCTTCACTTCTTTCCTGGCCGAGGCCTTGGCCGACCTGCGGCGATTATTGCTCTAA
- the aceE gene encoding pyruvate dehydrogenase (acetyl-transferring), homodimeric type, with protein MEPIPDIDPSETQEWLDALESVLEHEGTERAHYLLERLVEKARRSGAYLPYSATTAYINTIPPGKEDRSPGNHALEHRIRSYVRWNSMAMVLHANKNSNVGGHIASFASAATLYDVGYNHFWHARSENHGGDLIFAQGHSSPGLYAYAFMLGELTEDQLNNFRREVDGKGLSSYPHPWLMPDFWQFPTVSMGLGPLMSIYQARFMKYLDSRGLVKTNGRKVWAFMGDGEMDEPESLGGISLATRENLDNLIFVINCNLQRLDGPVRGNGKIIQELEAAFRGVGWNVIKVIWGSYWDPLFAKDTKGLLQKRMMECVDGEYQTFKSRDGAYVREHFFGKYPELLEMVANMSDDDIWRLNRGGHDPHKVFAAYAAAIRHTGQPTVILAKTIKGYGMGEAGEAQNITHQQKKMGTTSLKAFRDRFGLPIADDKIDDIPYLTFDKASPEYMYMHQRREALGGFIHRRQRKAEALRIPPLSAFDALLKAGGEGRESSTTMAFVRILNILVKDKSIGKRVVPIVADESRTFGMEGMFRQLAIWSSTGQLYKPEDADQLMYYKEDKNGQILQEGINEAGAMCSWMAAATAYSNHGVQMIPFYIFYSMFGFQRVGDLAWAAGDMRCRGFLLGGTAGRTTLNGEGLQHEDGHSHLAASTIPNCISYDPTFAYEIAVIIQDGMRRMYEEQEDVYYYITVMNENYSHPGMPANAEQGILKGMYLFREGNTTGENSGLRVQLLGSGTILREVIAAAEILEKEYGIAADIWSATSFTELRREALDVTRWNMLHPAEAPRLSYVGTCLKDRKGPVIAATDYMKIFADQIREFVPGRYKVLGTDGFGRSDTREQLRRFFEVDRNYITVAALKSLAEEGQITADKVAKAISKLGIDPDKPNPVTV; from the coding sequence ATGGAACCCATTCCCGACATAGATCCATCTGAAACACAGGAGTGGCTGGACGCCCTGGAATCCGTGCTGGAGCACGAGGGAACCGAGCGCGCGCATTACCTGCTGGAAAGGTTGGTAGAAAAAGCCCGGCGTTCAGGCGCATACCTTCCTTACAGCGCCACCACGGCCTATATCAATACCATTCCACCAGGCAAGGAGGACCGCTCTCCCGGTAATCATGCGCTGGAACATCGCATTCGCTCTTATGTCCGTTGGAACTCCATGGCAATGGTATTGCACGCCAACAAGAACTCCAATGTCGGTGGCCATATTGCCAGCTTTGCGTCCGCGGCGACGCTCTATGATGTCGGCTACAATCACTTCTGGCACGCTAGATCGGAAAATCATGGGGGAGATCTGATATTCGCGCAAGGCCACTCGTCACCCGGTCTTTATGCCTATGCTTTCATGCTGGGAGAGTTGACGGAGGACCAGCTCAATAATTTCAGGCGCGAGGTGGACGGCAAGGGACTGTCCTCTTATCCGCATCCCTGGCTCATGCCGGACTTTTGGCAGTTCCCCACGGTATCGATGGGGCTCGGGCCACTGATGTCGATTTACCAGGCCCGTTTCATGAAATATCTGGATAGCCGCGGGCTGGTCAAGACCAACGGCCGCAAAGTCTGGGCCTTCATGGGTGACGGCGAAATGGATGAGCCGGAATCGCTGGGCGGCATTTCTCTGGCCACACGCGAGAATCTGGATAATCTGATTTTTGTGATTAACTGCAACCTTCAGCGCCTGGACGGGCCGGTGCGTGGAAATGGCAAGATCATCCAGGAACTTGAAGCCGCCTTTCGCGGTGTCGGCTGGAATGTCATCAAGGTGATATGGGGCTCATACTGGGATCCATTGTTTGCCAAGGATACCAAAGGCCTGCTGCAGAAACGCATGATGGAATGTGTAGACGGCGAATATCAGACTTTCAAGTCGAGAGACGGTGCCTATGTCCGTGAACATTTTTTCGGCAAATATCCGGAGTTGCTGGAAATGGTCGCCAATATGTCGGACGATGACATCTGGCGCTTGAACCGCGGCGGTCATGATCCGCATAAAGTCTTTGCGGCTTATGCAGCCGCGATACGGCATACAGGGCAGCCCACTGTGATTCTTGCCAAAACCATCAAGGGATACGGGATGGGTGAAGCGGGCGAGGCGCAGAACATCACCCATCAGCAAAAAAAGATGGGTACCACTTCGCTGAAAGCGTTTCGCGACCGCTTCGGTCTTCCAATTGCAGACGACAAGATAGACGATATACCGTATCTGACATTTGACAAGGCTTCGCCTGAGTATATGTACATGCATCAGCGGCGTGAGGCGCTGGGCGGTTTCATCCACCGGCGCCAGCGAAAGGCGGAAGCGCTGCGGATTCCACCGCTATCCGCATTCGATGCCCTGCTCAAGGCGGGCGGCGAGGGGCGGGAATCTTCCACCACCATGGCTTTCGTACGCATACTCAACATTCTGGTAAAGGACAAGAGCATTGGTAAGCGAGTGGTGCCCATCGTTGCGGACGAGTCGCGGACTTTCGGTATGGAGGGGATGTTTCGACAACTGGCCATCTGGTCGTCGACGGGGCAGCTCTACAAACCGGAGGATGCCGATCAACTGATGTATTACAAGGAAGACAAGAACGGCCAGATTCTGCAAGAAGGTATCAACGAGGCCGGGGCGATGTGCTCATGGATGGCGGCGGCAACGGCATACAGCAATCACGGCGTGCAGATGATTCCGTTCTATATTTTCTATTCAATGTTCGGTTTTCAGCGTGTGGGAGATCTTGCCTGGGCGGCTGGAGATATGCGTTGCCGTGGATTTCTACTGGGAGGCACCGCCGGACGCACAACGCTTAACGGAGAGGGTCTGCAGCATGAGGATGGCCACAGTCACCTGGCTGCATCCACTATTCCAAATTGCATATCCTATGATCCGACGTTTGCGTATGAGATCGCCGTCATTATCCAGGATGGCATGCGGCGCATGTATGAAGAGCAGGAGGACGTCTATTACTATATAACGGTAATGAACGAAAACTATTCGCATCCGGGGATGCCTGCCAACGCGGAACAAGGGATACTGAAAGGAATGTACCTGTTTCGGGAAGGTAATACGACAGGGGAAAATTCCGGTCTCCGGGTACAATTGCTTGGTTCGGGGACGATATTGCGCGAAGTGATAGCAGCGGCGGAAATACTGGAAAAGGAATATGGCATCGCTGCCGACATCTGGAGCGCCACGAGCTTTACCGAATTGAGACGTGAAGCACTGGATGTTACCCGATGGAACATGCTGCATCCCGCCGAAGCGCCAAGATTGTCCTATGTCGGCACGTGCCTCAAGGATCGGAAGGGGCCGGTGATAGCCGCCACGGACTACATGAAGATTTTTGCCGATCAGATCCGGGAATTTGTGCCGGGGCGGTATAAGGTTTTGGGCACAGACGGGTTTGGCCGCTCTGATACACGTGAGCAACTACGGCGGTTTTTTGAAGTGGACCGTAATTACATTACGGTAGCGGCGCTCAAGTCGCTGGCCGAGGAAGGTCAGATCACGGCAGATAAGGTGGCAAAAGCGATAAGCAAGCTTGGCATCGACCCGGACAAGCCCAATCCGGTAACAGTGTGA
- the folD gene encoding bifunctional methylenetetrahydrofolate dehydrogenase/methenyltetrahydrofolate cyclohydrolase FolD, which translates to MNAKIMDGNAFARELRADWKIRAARLTEKGMQPGLAVVIAGDDPASRIYVRNKAKACSDTGIYSEIHEFSENTSQDEVMERIQELNRNPRIHGILVQLPLPRRFESDKVIASVAVEKDVDGFHLYNVGSLVTGNAIYPPCTPHGVIKILEKYSVPIEGQHAVVVGRSNIVGKPMALMLLQRGATVTICTSKTRDLAEHTRRADILVVATGKPHMITAGMVKDGAAVIDVGINRMPDGKLVGDVEFESVKEKAGYITPVPGGVGPVTIAMLLYNTIEAAERAYARA; encoded by the coding sequence ATGAATGCCAAAATTATGGATGGGAACGCGTTTGCCCGCGAACTTCGAGCTGACTGGAAGATTCGCGCCGCGCGCTTGACGGAAAAAGGTATGCAACCTGGGCTGGCGGTGGTTATTGCCGGTGATGATCCGGCTTCACGCATCTACGTGCGGAACAAGGCTAAAGCGTGTAGCGACACGGGGATTTATTCCGAAATACATGAGTTTTCCGAGAACACGAGCCAGGATGAGGTAATGGAGCGTATTCAGGAACTGAACCGGAATCCCAGAATTCACGGTATCCTCGTGCAGCTGCCGTTACCGCGACGCTTCGAAAGCGATAAAGTGATTGCATCCGTTGCAGTGGAAAAAGACGTGGATGGATTCCATCTTTACAATGTAGGATCGCTGGTTACGGGTAATGCGATATACCCGCCTTGCACACCTCATGGGGTGATCAAGATACTGGAAAAATACAGCGTTCCAATTGAAGGGCAGCACGCGGTGGTGGTGGGCCGCAGCAACATCGTCGGCAAGCCCATGGCGTTGATGCTCTTGCAAAGAGGCGCGACGGTTACCATCTGTACCTCAAAGACGCGTGATCTGGCCGAACATACGCGTCGCGCCGATATCCTGGTAGTGGCGACCGGAAAGCCGCATATGATTACCGCCGGCATGGTGAAGGACGGCGCAGCGGTGATAGATGTTGGCATCAACCGCATGCCGGACGGTAAACTGGTGGGTGACGTGGAGTTCGAGTCGGTCAAGGAAAAGGCAGGTTACATCACGCCTGTGCCGGGCGGCGTGGGCCCGGTGACTATCGCGATGTTGCTGTATAACACTATCGAGGCTGCCGAGCGCGCATACGCACGGGCTTAA
- a CDS encoding NAD(P)/FAD-dependent oxidoreductase yields MKHHKYLIVGGGMAADSAVHGIRKIDQDGAIAMICEERHLPYDRPPLTKSLWKGSAYESIWRNAHGLNVAMHLAKKVVAVDPSKKTATDDAGNIYTYEKLLLATGGTVRRFPTFGESMIYYRTADDYLKLRELSQHGSDFVVIGGGFIGSEIAAALAMNNKRVTMIFPESGIGARVYAPPLAEFLNSYYREKGVTVLASETIKSVRTEGAKTIVTTANGTDISADGVVAGLGISPNTDLATQAGLAVDNGIVVDDQLRTSNPDIYAAGDVANFHSTLLDKRMRVEHEDNANVMGEMAGRNMAGQSDTYRHQPFFYSDLFDLGYEAVGELDSRMDIVEDWEEPFRKGVIYYLRDGLVRGVLLWNTWGQVDAATQLIAKKTIHSSETLMGRITG; encoded by the coding sequence ATGAAACATCATAAATACCTTATCGTCGGCGGTGGAATGGCCGCTGATTCCGCTGTTCACGGTATCCGCAAGATCGATCAAGACGGGGCCATTGCCATGATTTGCGAGGAGCGGCACCTGCCTTATGATCGTCCACCCCTGACAAAGTCTCTCTGGAAGGGCTCGGCTTATGAATCCATCTGGCGAAACGCGCACGGCCTGAATGTTGCCATGCATCTGGCAAAAAAAGTGGTGGCCGTCGATCCATCAAAAAAAACCGCAACGGATGATGCCGGAAACATCTATACGTATGAAAAGCTCTTGCTTGCCACTGGCGGCACGGTGCGGCGTTTCCCGACTTTTGGCGAGAGCATGATCTACTACAGAACCGCGGATGACTACCTTAAGCTGCGGGAGTTGAGTCAGCATGGTTCGGACTTCGTTGTTATCGGAGGCGGCTTCATCGGTTCCGAAATTGCCGCCGCGCTTGCGATGAACAACAAGCGGGTGACGATGATTTTCCCGGAAAGCGGTATTGGTGCGCGTGTTTATGCACCGCCTCTCGCTGAATTCCTGAATTCATACTACCGCGAAAAAGGCGTCACCGTGCTTGCGTCAGAAACGATTAAATCGGTGAGGACCGAGGGCGCCAAAACAATTGTAACCACGGCAAACGGTACAGATATCTCCGCCGATGGCGTCGTTGCGGGACTGGGGATATCACCCAACACCGACTTGGCCACGCAGGCCGGACTGGCGGTGGATAACGGCATTGTCGTGGACGATCAGTTGCGCACGAGCAATCCGGACATTTACGCGGCGGGGGACGTGGCGAACTTCCATAGCACGCTATTGGATAAGCGTATGCGCGTGGAGCATGAGGATAACGCTAATGTGATGGGTGAAATGGCAGGCCGGAATATGGCGGGGCAATCAGATACCTATCGTCATCAGCCTTTCTTTTATTCCGACCTGTTTGACCTGGGTTATGAAGCAGTGGGAGAACTGGATTCCCGCATGGATATCGTCGAAGATTGGGAAGAGCCTTTCCGTAAAGGCGTAATTTATTATTTACGCGATGGGCTCGTGCGCGGCGTGCTGCTTTGGAACACCTGGGGACAGGTCGATGCCGCTACGCAGCTAATTGCCAAAAAAACGATACACTCCAGCGAAACCCTGATGGGCCGCATCACCGGCTAG
- the pyrC gene encoding dihydroorotase, with amino-acid sequence MKTLTLTRPDDCHLHLRDGEQMRAVLPDTARRFARAIVMPNLKPPIITVEMALAYREHILAALPPGMRFEPLMTLYLTDNTAPSEIFEGRRNGTIHGVKFYPAGATTNSAAGVTDIAKCYGTLAAMEEAGMPLLVHGEVTDPAVDVFDREKSFLDRVLMPLTQRFPQLRIVFEHITTQEAVAFVTGARAHIAATITAHHMLLNRNALFQGGIRPHHYCLPVLKRETHRQKLVEAATSGNPKFFLGTDSAPHPRSAKESTCGCAGVYTAHAAIELYAEAFELAGALDKLEAFASFHGADFYKLPRNKDSIMLKKENWSVPSQLGFGNEALVPLRAGESLAWKLIG; translated from the coding sequence TTGAAAACCCTCACCCTCACCCGGCCGGACGACTGTCACCTTCATTTGCGTGACGGCGAGCAAATGCGCGCAGTTCTGCCGGATACGGCACGGCGCTTCGCCCGTGCCATTGTCATGCCCAACCTCAAACCGCCGATAATCACAGTCGAAATGGCGCTGGCATACCGCGAGCATATTCTTGCCGCCCTGCCGCCGGGCATGCGCTTTGAGCCATTGATGACACTCTACCTTACCGACAACACTGCGCCTTCCGAAATTTTCGAAGGCAGGAGAAACGGTACAATACATGGCGTGAAATTTTATCCGGCCGGCGCCACGACAAACTCCGCTGCTGGTGTTACTGACATCGCCAAGTGCTACGGGACGCTGGCGGCAATGGAAGAGGCGGGGATGCCGCTGCTCGTGCATGGAGAGGTGACTGATCCGGCGGTGGATGTGTTCGACAGGGAAAAATCCTTTCTCGACAGGGTATTAATGCCTCTTACGCAACGGTTCCCGCAATTGCGGATCGTGTTCGAGCACATCACTACCCAGGAAGCGGTGGCGTTCGTTACCGGCGCACGGGCCCATATTGCAGCCACGATTACCGCCCATCATATGCTGCTTAACCGAAACGCCCTGTTCCAGGGCGGCATCCGGCCGCACCACTATTGTCTCCCGGTGCTGAAACGTGAAACCCATCGCCAGAAACTGGTCGAAGCCGCCACCAGCGGAAACCCGAAGTTTTTTCTGGGCACCGATAGCGCGCCTCATCCCCGGTCTGCCAAGGAAAGCACCTGCGGCTGCGCAGGCGTCTACACCGCTCATGCGGCGATTGAACTCTATGCGGAAGCTTTCGAACTAGCGGGGGCGCTGGACAAGCTGGAAGCCTTCGCCAGCTTCCATGGCGCGGATTTCTACAAACTGCCGCGCAACAAGGACAGTATTATGCTGAAGAAAGAAAACTGGAGCGTGCCGTCGCAACTGGGTTTTGGAAACGAAGCATTGGTCCCCCTGCGTGCAGGGGAAAGCCTGGCATGGAAATTGATCGGCTAA